The segment ACCACTGTGGTCCATAAGCACGCCCGTCCTGAAGGGCTTTCAACACCAGCAGGTGGCACTCTCTGTAGCGCAGCAGCAAGTCAGCATCAGCTCCACTTGTTGCATCCAGAAGACCCTCCACAGCCTGGAAAACACAGAGCAATGAGCAAATCGACAACAATCCACCAGTAAGAGGTTCGCTCTTTGTTGCGCAATTTCACAAAACGAAAGCAATGAGCATTGAGACAGATCAGCTGGTCAGAGAGTGTCTGAAAGTAGTAAAACGTCTACCCAACATAGGATATATACAAGGTATCCTACCTTCTGCAGGAGGCCAAGTGCAGCAATCCCATCCCTGGAGTTCCTGGCTAAAGCCACAGCTTCCAGTAAACTACGCAGGCCTTGGGTCAGAGGATTCATGGCAAGCGCTGGAGGAATGGCATGAAGATGCTGCTCCAAGTCTGCTATGCACTTATCATAGATCTGAGCCACGTCGTCAGTGGCCCATGCCTGGttctaaaattcaaaaataaatcacaaccCGAGTTtagaaactataaaacaaagaGACCTCTCATTTATAGGCTGTAATAGTTTTTCCCCCtcatatatttaaaatagaaacaaaaacatagacATCAATAGGCTGAGCTAATTTTTAACATTCTGGTCAAGTCTggcctttttaaattattaagcATGCAGAAACCTTTGAACTTTCCTTTTACTGACACCATTTTAGTTCTTACGTTTTGTTTTGGGATGGTCACGGGAGATAAATTCACCTTCATGGGCTGAGCCAAAAAGCCAGTGGGTTGAGAGAGATCGTTGCTTGGTAAGAAACCTGGAATGTTCCTGGCAAACTCCTCGTAAACAGCCAGCTGTTTGGGGTCCACTCCTCCCACCTGAACATggataagcattttttttttactcaacagGTGCATGGAACACCTGGACAGCtgacaaagaaaactgaactgCAGAACAGGTTGACCCAGGTTAGACCAACTGTGAGCTTTACAGCTTTATTTGCTCAttttgctgtgatttttaaCGACCGTTTTCCAGGAATCTTACCTTGAGTCTGATCTGTTCAGGCATACGTTCAGCCTGGTAAGTCAGAACAACGGGATCACAGTAACGACGACCTTCTTGGCGAGCGTGCTTCCTCAGTTCAAACTCCTAGTGCACAGACCAAATGAAGACATTACAAGGTAAATGTTACGGTTGGACAAAAGGCTAAAATGTTCCCTTCTCTGCAACAGTCAGTCCAACAACCAACTCGAAGCAAACCGGGGAGCACTACGACCTGGATCAGCGCCAAAATTTATTGCCTCGTTTTTtatgacaaccccaacatttcctgaaaatctcgTTAAAAGACGACCGAACGGACAAACCACCGGCACCGAAGACATGCCCtccatcacaaaacaaaacgcataattatgttttgtttcaggcCATCAAAAAGCACAATAACCACAGGGCGAAGTAGCTTTATCTGGCGTGTCATTATTATGTCTTGGTTCATCGTAAAATTGTACCACAGCTCATTTCAGTAATTTTAGTATGAGTTTCAAAAGAGATCCTGTTTTTAAGTGACAGTTTcaattttttgttctttacttCCACAGCTGTCACACACAGTggcttgtgattttttttttctcaaatcatTAGGCTACTTTCAAAATATTCTTTAGGCTGCTGTATTTCGTCATTCATCACCCTTCCCACAAAATTTACCAAAACATTctgttaatttaaaactaaaattacgCAGAAaggaataattttatttcattttagcaATAAAATGACTGCTGTCAGACGCCTAAAAGAAAGTCGTTGTGGAACTGGATGAGGTGGATTTTATCTAAGATGATCAGGATATATTTCAGCAAGTTAAAGCTTTGATTTGAATcgaacttttatttaaaggtcAAAACTCTTGAATATGAAAATTAAACCagctaaaaatggaaaaaaatataccttgcatgcataaaaaaaaccttgaaaacaaaacacctatTGTTGAGGGACATCAAACGTTGACATATTCATCCAATCACCCAAACCTAGTAAACAGGTTTTACACAAAAGCATCACGTTTGGAGATTATAAAATCACGTAGTCAATTCTATATTTGAACATGTGAGAGCTGTATGAATCGCCGAACCACCAACATTAAAAACCTCACCGTGGCTAGTCTCTTGTCCATTTCAGGGCCAGCCTTCTCCACAGCAGTTTTCTGAATGAAGCAGCAGGCTAACTCACAGTTGTCTTGGGCAATTCTGGCAGCAGCCTCTTCCATCATCTCTCTCTGCTGGGGAGTTGGTGCCTGAGCAAAATAAAGCAAGAATAATGCACAAAGGAAGTTTGATAAGAAACATACTTATAACgtgggtgattttttttgttttaacaatttaaacaatttatgcAATTAGAAAGCTGATTAAGCCCACGTGTAGGTGTTCAGTTTACCCTAAGTGCAGCAGCGAAGCTGTTCTTCAGATTGGTGGCGATGCTCATGAGCAAAGGCTCACGACATGTGATCATGGCCATGCCAGCAGTCAGGTTTCTCATCATGTGATGTGCTGCTACACGCATGCGGGACTCCTCTGAATCCAGGGCAAAATCCTTCCTGATGATTTGTTCACAGGTTGTCATTGCAATCTTGATCGAGCGATCTACCACAGGATGCACAAGCTCCTGGACTGCCCGCTCCACGGACTGCCGCACACATTGTTTCAGCTGAGGATGAGCCTGCAGCAGAGGGATCTGAGCAGAAGGAAGGATGCAGGAGAGAGAAGTCCAAGAAGACATCCAAGAAACATTCTTACAAATGAAATCTGAAGATCAGTCAAATACATACAAGCCTTGGAAAGAATAataacactaaaaaacaaaacgtgcaCACTGCACAGCAATATAATTTTATGGACGCGCCTATTATTTGCACTCGTGTAGTTCAGTTGAAGACAACTGACATCTTTTTCTACCAGTAATCTGTACTCGAGGAACGCCTTTGTTTTTGCATCCACTGACATAATACTTACATTGACATTTATATTGATGTGTGGCGCCAGGCCGGCCAGGGAATACACGTTGATGTCATGGTAACTGAACTGCGGCGTGGGCGGCCCGGTGGTTGTGCACGTGGTGGTGGTTGCAGCTGGAGTAGAGGTGGGAGCTGCAAATGGAACAAAGTCTCCTGTTGGTcacaaaatgctaatttaacCACAATTAATTAGGACCACACAAAAGtaacaataaactcaaattaaaacttaatttattaTAGTTTTGCCACAAATGATTTTACTGAGAAgctttcttattttaaaaatgcaactttGGGTGCCACAGTACGTATTAGAtgtgtgtttaacatttttcagaAGACCGAGGAGAGGAAAAGTCCGGGTCCTGCagcatattttaatttaaaacaacaccaaaaacatgTCTCTCCAGATTTTTAGGGTCCCTCGGCTTTGGAAAGACTGTCATTGCTCTGACCCCAAAAAGTCAAACCACTCAGTCCCTGGATGTCTCAGGGACTCGGGGCCTTTGAACAGATTGTCCCAATAATTGTGATCAACTTTGGACAGAAGGACCTCTGTAACAAAGCCACAGAAACGTTTGTGAGATCACTTTTAATTGATTTCCTGTCTGCTTGTGCTGAGAAAATTCAGCACTTTTATGGTCTGGACTCTAGCCTCATATGTTGGCTCGTGGACTTCCTAACTGTTACGTCCCAGCAGACTGGCGTCAACGGGGTTGTCTCTGATGTCTGATGTCCGATGTCCTTCTGTCCTCTACCCTTACGCTCCCCTCAGctgtgttgttttggttttgtcttttttattagttttatttactaaCGACTGTCACAGCCAGTATCCACAGCGTCACATTTAATTTGCTGATGACTCAGTCAGCAGCGATGACcctgggggtcaaaggtcagggtcatCACTGAATGGCGTGAGTCTTTAAAGACAAATGCCTCAAAGACAACGAAGATGGTCGCCGATTTTAGAAAAGGCTCTTCAGTTGTCTTTCTTGTGGTTAATGGTGAATATGTTGAAATTGTGCACCAgtactgacctttgacctgcatgTGGACTCATTTTGTTTGAAAGCTGATCAGAGAAGGTATTTCAGTGGAATGCTCTGTGGTGTTAATATGAATTTGTGTTTTGAGTCCTTATAAACTTCCGTGTGCTGGCTGGGACTTTTATCATGTAAGATTGTTGAACTTGAACTTACAAAGAATTGAGCTGAAAATATTTTCCTTAAAACAGTAATACAAAGTCACAACAACTTGACAAAACAGTGGTAGGTGATcgttaaacttttcattttgatCACAATAGTTTCATGATTCTGACATGAAATCCACTTGTCGCGATGGAtggaatgatggatggatgaccgACGGCGAACACACATTTACTAAGATGGGGGAAGCGCCGGgtgagttacgccatcatatgCGAATGGACTGTGGATGCCCGGCTAAGGTTTCTGCTTTAACCGTTGTCTGAGCTATCGAGAAAGCCGGCATTCATTGCCGAACAGCCCGCTGGCAACGAGACTGACTCCGATAACgatgagagggaacctagcatgttttcccagctgttcaattcagacagaagatgaggactttgacggatttgtggaagaagagaTAAtattaatatgtaaaataattgttacacaGTAGAACAGTAACATGCGtcttataatccggtgcgccttataataTGATATGTAACATATAATATGGTACTTATTTTAGCCTGTcagaatatttgaaaaacaaattaatgtgGAGCAACAACCTGTGGTAGAAACTGGTAGCATCTCCTCTggaggttttgtttctttctttggtgcagacagctgctcctccaggttcttcagcttctctttgtccTTCAGCAGGTTTCCTGGCTTCAGATCATTGATGTCCAGAGATAAGTTCTTACACAGAACTTCAATCTCAAACTTTAGGTTCAGCTACAGTAAAAAGACCAGAATATCGTCATTATTACCTCAATCCTCaatgatacatttttatttagttcaagTTTGAACTAACATAtagatgttctgtttttttttttatatctttggtagttttgatggtttgtttatatttgctcTGATATGTTTTATCACATTCAAGTAGCTCAATAACTTACATATGATTAGTTCAAATTGTCATAATTTCCAATATTGTTAAGGCAAAAGCTGTGATCCTGTTTTTAATGACTAGGCCTTTAGCTTCGAGTACCAGATCTGACATGCAAGCAGCTTAAAGGCAGTCAACTGTTACCTTGAGGTCGTGTTCTTGATGCAATTCAGCAAGAACATTCATGATGGCCATGGTCCATGGATTCTGAGGTCTGAAAACCTGCAGCATACAAAACCAACTCAAACTAAAACTTCAATAAACATCACATTGTCCAAATTCTGGCCAATTTTCTCCAGCTGCATTTATGGGGAAATAAAACAACGTCATGTGTAAGGCCAATAAAATACTGGAAACTTTTTGACTGTGCAGGGGTACAAACATTAGCAGGGAGATGTCTCTTTGTGTCCGTTTGGCTCACCATGCTACGCAGACTGGACTCCAAGACTTTGGCCACAAACGGAACAACATAAAGCAGCTCCTGCTGGCCTTTCACGTAAGCTTCCAGCAGCAGAGATTTCAGTTCCAGATCCTGGGAAATTGGTGTGTTAGACAACGTTGCAGTAAATTATTTCCCAACACAATCAACAAACTTAAAACTCATTCTTACCGTATAAAGAATTGGCTTGTTTTTGGCCAGTGTTATCATGCCCAACCAGTGGCCCAGGTTCTTCAGCAGGGAGCGATCAGAGAAGTTAGCAGCTGCCTTGTCTGAGGTCAGAAGtacctgtcaaaaaaaaaaaaaaggtgcaacatctgaaataaaatgatagtaaacagaacaaacttaaatgttatttattcataatcAACTTATATGGGCCATTTAAATGTCCACTTTTCCTCTCAAAACATGTCAAGACTAAAGTATGGTGGTGATCTTGTATAGGACAAGTGCTTAAAATATCCAAATTACAGGAGGCATGAACAAGAATCGGGATAAAATACTTGAAATTTAAAGTCACACAAGGTGTTAAACTACAGACTTTGCgattaatattttaccttaatatttctgtaagtttcactGAGAACCATCTTGACAAACTCTGGGTTCTTGAGGGTGTCCAAAAAGTTAGAATAGAGGCTGTGGAAGTTGGGCTCAATGCTGACACGCTTCATCACCAGGTACTGCGACACCCATGGCATAAACTCCTCTTTCACAGTCTCTTTTAACTCTTCAACCTGATAAAAAGAAGACCActtaaaatattgaaatatttaaattcatttaaattcatctgATACTGCGTTTCTCTTCCCCTTTACCTTCTGTGTCATATTGGACTGAGAAAGGTTATTAAAGATGAAAGCAATCTTCTCCTGAACAGTCTCTGGAGGTTCTACAATCCTTTCTGTTTGATCAGTGGCCACCAGCAGAGTGTCAATGTTGGTGGTGTTGATGGAAGGCTGGAAGTGTGGAAAAATATAATACACGAGCTACAGATAAACTATTCCAAGCACAAAGACGACTCATACTAGGGTTCGAGTCATTAGTAAAAAGGTCAACCTACAGGCATGTCTTTCTTGAAGGTGCTGGGTGTGGGTCTTGTGATGGTGCTGGTCTTGGctgctgtggttgtggttgtgGTGGTGGTGACCAGGGTGCTGGGCTGGCCTGGCTGTGGGGCTTTGAGGCTGGCAGGCTGCTGTGACTGGGCCTGGGCTTGAACTTGGGCCAGAGCCAGGCTTCCAGGTGTGGTGATGGAGCCCTGCATCTTCACTGGTGGGTCCCGGGACTGCTGTCCATACTCAATatactgcacacacacaatgtttaaaaatcttCAGCCATCTACATGAGGGACACATTATGTGTAgtttgaaaagacaaaacaagaagtaTTTAgtaaacagaaagacagaaacttGTTTACCTCTTGTAAATGGTGAGGAAATTGCAAAAAGTGAGCAATTGAGGCCAGGTGTTGACAATATTGAGGATAGTCCTTAagtctaaacaaataaataacagatgagtttaacagaaattaCATAAGACTTATtttggaaaaaggaaacaattcATTACCTGTTTTTGAACCTATCTAGGGCAGCAATTCCAAAGTAATACATTTTTGATCCATATGGTTTCCGTAAGGCTTCGAGAACATATCGAAGGGCCAGGCCAAGAGCCATGTAGGTCACGAGACCCTTCTCAATAATACCACCAAAGAGGCAGGCAGTGATGTGCAGCTCCTTGTCTGGGTATTGAGGGAAAAATCTGTATTCCTCAAATAAGTTTCGAAGCATGCAATTGAATACTTCTCGTTCCCGCTTGATGGTTGAGTCCTTGAACCTTTGAAGCATTTCCAGTACCTGAACGAGAGCAAGAACATTGCAGGAATTGTGCGAATTTAAAAAGCATCGATAGCATTTTAAAGTTATCCAACAGAAGAGTTAACCTCTTAATGAGAGTAACAATTCTGACCCAAAAAAACCTGTTAGAACTTACTTCATCTACAGACATAGTTGGGTGAGGTGGGTGGTTGTAGATTCGCTGGAAGTAGCTGTTCGCTTCATCATCGATCTCCTTGCTAAAGTGCTGGTTTGCCTCAGGCCACACCTGAGAAAGATCAGCTggataaggaaaaaaaacaacaacagaatgaCAGGTTTTGGTCAGATTACATACACTGGAGGAATGTGAGCACAGTTCATCATAAAAATGTAACGTTTTAGGTACCACAAAGCTGAACTGGATTAATGATTTAATACAGTGTTTCAGCTTTCCTTGTGAACTAATGCAGCAATTTTCACCActgaaaacagcatttctttgtcttttttgtctctccACAGCTAGTACATTTAACATTACTGTGTAGGTGGCAATGTGACTAGAAGTGTGGGACTTTGTGCAATCTAATACGTTTGCCATGTCAACAAACCCAACACTCGCACACACCCCAGTCATGTCCCTGGATACATAAACCCATATAGGCAGAGGGTTTTAGCCACAATCTATAAAACCTTTCTCATACactagaaatagaaaaaaaatgttaaagtggGGGTGTCAGCATAAGCAGACAAGGAATGGGAAGACTGATCTGTATTTCCTCTTTGATTATAAAAGTtgtacaacaaactgaaccaaaacaactaaaccaGAGCATTgccagctttttaaaaagctcatggtaacagatttaaaagccaaatgcaacattttaaagtaaattagttaaatttagaaataaaagtgaTATTTATACTGAGTGCGGAGGAAATACAGTGCAGAGCAGTGCATGGCAGGGCTCTCAGTCAcaccactaccaccaccaccacttaCGGGCCTTCATCTTACTCTGCTGAAAGGTGGGTGGGTTCAAGCCTGGTGTGCTTATCTTCCTGGTACCAAACGGATCGGCGCTTACTGTTGGCATTCCCAGACTAAAGCCACTGTTAGATCCGATAGCTGAGCCCAATGGAcctgaaataaagacaaaaccttttaaaatttcTATTCACTAGAGATTAACCTGCTGAACTATGACCCATTGTGTTCCACACTTAAACTAAAAGTTCAGTTACATACAAGAAACAAATAGCAGTTTCATACTTGCATTTATTTTTGGTAAGTCTCCCTCTTACTGCTCTGTGTCTGATGTGATGTAAATATTACACCACTTTAGTGCAACTACTACAACTAAATCCTGTCATGTTTTACCCAGAACAGCTACAAATACACTGACAATTTTGTTTGACTTCCTGGCTAAATGTGAACATgtttgtgcaaaagaaaaaattcaAATGTCATAGTACCAGAGTCCATACCAGGGAGCTGCGAGCTGATATTAATACCCCCGAATGGTGTGCTGGGGTTAGAGTTAGGCAGTGGAGGGAAGGCCTTTGCAGGGGACAGAGGGTTACTGAGAGCTGAACTCAGTGAAGTCTGGAAGCTCTGCATGCTCTGCGTGTGGGAGGTAGCTGTTCCACCCAGGCTCAAGGAGCTCATACCAGTCAGATGGTCCATCTGAAGAAAAGCACAGTCTAAAGTATTTAGCAGAACTGGGCAATGTTACTTTCACTAAATGTAAGGAAACTCCGAAAGTCCACCTGTGACATTCCAAATCCAAAGCACAGATTAAACATACTCATTGCAATGTACGAAATGAAagtttatcctgaactatatcaactGGTTCAGTCTGAAAGAGTTTGCTTCAGTGCTTTACCACATATATAGATAAgcatttctgaaatgcaggtccacactcaatgtaaacaaagtaatcagctgaaacagctgaaaacttgagtcatgtgattgatctacattaggctggccatagtctgtgcaggtaaacaaatatggtggaatcagaCAAGCATAGAATCTAGAAAAAGCCGTTTACATGGAAATAGAGTAAATCTGTTGCTAAACGCCAAAGCAAAGAGAAAGAACAAATCAGACAATGGCAAGGAATAAATACTGGGATCACTCAGGGTGGTGGAACACCATAAAGGCAGGGCTTAAACACACGCTGCTTTTAGGAAACTTTTTCTGGACTGTTCATTTACTGTTTCAACCTAACCcatctttttatctgcagggtttcccccagaaaagaggctgagCCTGGTGGCAGGTGGCCGTTTGCCGGCCAACTGTGATTTAGtaacaaaaagacattaaagttgacaggaaagttgaaaagaTGGTTATTCATTATGTGATATtataagatatttgtgccaaatatttacacaactagttttacaaaaaggcacttttgaaatactttttcaaacaaaagaaaatacaattaaaatttgaaaaatgaaaaagtgcaaacaggGCACCAACACGTCCAGCGcaattgtgtcactgttggcgcacgCACCCTCGTGCGGTGATCAACGCATCAAGTTGaagtgggtggaaaaaaaacggataaaaatgacgtattttacaataaacaagcggtgCTTAGCCAGGCAGCAGGGGAGGGAAAGCCTGGCTtagcccgccaggcttatagtacactgggggaaaccctgtatcTGCATAATTGACTCTGAGCGTAAATAAGTTCCAACAGatcaaaactgtcagacttCTACAGATACCATTCTTGACCTGTATTCAATCACTTCAGCTTTTTCCACAAATGCACTTGGTAGTCTTCATGACTTTGaagtgagtacctttaacttTGTTGACACCACTCTCAAAGAAATCAAGTTTTAACTGTCAAGGCATCATACCTGTACAGGTGAGATTGCGTCCAAGCTGCTAGTACTTGGGGCCCGTCCTTTGGGCATTACTCCTGGTGGTGGCTGCCGAGCTTTATTCATGACATTATTACAGTTGGCAGCCATGGTTAGGATTGTCTCTGACAAATCCTGGGACACACTcctgaaaatgaataaataaaaattctaacTGACCTATTTCTAACAACAACAATTAGTCCTGTatgcaagttgttttttttactttaataaaaatacgTATTTGAagttctgagattttttttaaaaataaagttttactcagctttaaaatttatgtttaaaaaatgtttgtgatcGATCTCTTTACAAATACAACTATAAAGGAGGAGTTTTTGCAcagcacttttttgttgttttgtatcaTCAGCTGTTGGGATTTATTGCGAAATGAACATCAATCAGAACGATAACTATAAATTATTTGAAAGtgagcattttattttctcacccAGCACAAGATTTCAAACAGGTAAGCATGGTGGTTAACGTCTCTGGGGGCAACTGGGCACTTTTGGGCTGGTCCTTGTCAGGGGCCAGACCCCCCATAATAGACGGGCAGCGCCTCTTCAGGAATGTCACACAAGCCTGGATAAAAGGCTcctaaaacaaagacagaaaagaaaacttcatCATCTTAGGACAATGTGAATAAATCATATCCGTCATCGAGAAGACATCTGGTGATAACCGAGTAATTCAGAGACTTACTCCATGCTCTCTGATTTTGTCTGTCAGCCATTTATCAAGTTTGAGGTATTCACGGCGAGAGGCAAGTGCAGCGAGGTCAATAACAAAGGCAAATGGAGTACCATTCAGCAGCATAGAGAGAGACTGGCAAAAAATAACACACATTCACTCATTGGTCACCAGAAAAGCACATTGAACAATTTCAGTAAATTGCATTGGTTAGATTAGTCAATCAAATTAACTATTTTTAGTACTTGTGTGGGTCATTTTAGGGTTAACTAGTGCTACAAACAGTTATTTGGGCTTCATTTATTactgttaaagttgttttttttaaactattctAGATTTTTGAAAAGACATACAGTttgcacagaaataaaacaaaccttcaaGTCCTGGGCCACATCCAGGATGCGAGACAGCTTAGCCTGATCATACTGCTCTCCTCTCATGTACCACTCTGCCATAGAATGCATAATTAGCTGACGAATAGAAGGAGACTGCCCCTGTTGAGTGGATGAAGGAAAATTTATAAGTTTTAGTAAGAACAGGtgttttgtgattaaaaaaatccaaacaagacAACGTACCTGTCCGTGCCATGCATAGTGCAGAATAATGGCAGAGTTGGGGTGGTTGCCCAGAAAAATAGGCATTAGGGTAGAGATGAGCTCATGGCGCAGTGTGTGCCAGGAGGTGGAGATCTGCAGGA is part of the Kryptolebias marmoratus isolate JLee-2015 linkage group LG11, ASM164957v2, whole genome shotgun sequence genome and harbors:
- the cnot1 gene encoding CCR4-NOT transcription complex subunit 1 isoform X2, with product MNLDSLSLALSQISYLVDNLTKKNYRASQQEIQHIVNRHGPEADRHLLRCLFSHVDFSGDGKSSGKDFHQTQFLIQECVSLISKPNFISTLCYAIDSPLHYQKSLKPSAHLFTQLSKVLKLSKVQEVIFGLALLNSSNTDLRGFAAQFIKQKLPDLLRSYVDADLGGTQEGGFQDIAIEVLHLLLSHLLFGQKGASGVGQDQIDAFLKTLCRDFPQERCPVVLAPLLYPEKRDILMDRILPDSGELAKTIMESSLADFIQEVGYGFCASLDECRNIILQYGVREVTASQVARVLGMMARTHSGLSDGIPLQSISAPGSGIWSDGKDKNDGSQAHTWNVEVLIDVVKEVNPNLNFKEVTYELDHPGFIIRDSKGLHIVVYSIQRGLGLEVFPVDLIYRPWKHAEGQFSFIQHSLMNPDVFCFADYPCHTVAIDILKAPPEDDNREIATWKSLDLVESLLRLSEVGQYEQVKQLFSFPIKHCPDMLVLALLQISTSWHTLRHELISTLMPIFLGNHPNSAIILHYAWHGQGQSPSIRQLIMHSMAEWYMRGEQYDQAKLSRILDVAQDLKSLSMLLNGTPFAFVIDLAALASRREYLKLDKWLTDKIREHGEPFIQACVTFLKRRCPSIMGGLAPDKDQPKSAQLPPETLTTMLTCLKSCAGSVSQDLSETILTMAANCNNVMNKARQPPPGVMPKGRAPSTSSLDAISPVQMDHLTGMSSLSLGGTATSHTQSMQSFQTSLSSALSNPLSPAKAFPPLPNSNPSTPFGGINISSQLPGPLGSAIGSNSGFSLGMPTVSADPFGTRKISTPGLNPPTFQQSKMKAPDLSQVWPEANQHFSKEIDDEANSYFQRIYNHPPHPTMSVDEVLEMLQRFKDSTIKREREVFNCMLRNLFEEYRFFPQYPDKELHITACLFGGIIEKGLVTYMALGLALRYVLEALRKPYGSKMYYFGIAALDRFKNRLKDYPQYCQHLASIAHFLQFPHHLQEYIEYGQQSRDPPVKMQGSITTPGSLALAQVQAQAQSQQPASLKAPQPGQPSTLVTTTTTTTTAAKTSTITRPTPSTFKKDMPPSINTTNIDTLLVATDQTERIVEPPETVQEKIAFIFNNLSQSNMTQKVEELKETVKEEFMPWVSQYLVMKRVSIEPNFHSLYSNFLDTLKNPEFVKMVLSETYRNIKVLLTSDKAAANFSDRSLLKNLGHWLGMITLAKNKPILYTDLELKSLLLEAYVKGQQELLYVVPFVAKVLESSLRSMVFRPQNPWTMAIMNVLAELHQEHDLKLNLKFEIEVLCKNLSLDINDLKPGNLLKDKEKLKNLEEQLSAPKKETKPPEEMLPVSTTGDFVPFAAPTSTPAATTTTCTTTGPPTPQFSYHDINVYSLAGLAPHININVNIPLLQAHPQLKQCVRQSVERAVQELVHPVVDRSIKIAMTTCEQIIRKDFALDSEESRMRVAAHHMMRNLTAGMAMITCREPLLMSIATNLKNSFAAALRAPTPQQREMMEEAAARIAQDNCELACCFIQKTAVEKAGPEMDKRLATEFELRKHARQEGRRYCDPVVLTYQAERMPEQIRLKVGGVDPKQLAVYEEFARNIPGFLPSNDLSQPTGFLAQPMKVNLSPVTIPKQNNQAWATDDVAQIYDKCIADLEQHLHAIPPALAMNPLTQGLRSLLEAVALARNSRDGIAALGLLQKAVEGLLDATSGADADLLLRYRECHLLVLKALQDGRAYGPQWCNKQITRCLIECRDEYKYNVEAVELLIRNHLVNMQQYDVHLAQSMENGLHYMAVAFAMQLVKLLLVDERSVSHVTEADLFQTIETLMRTCAHSRANAPEGLPQLMDVVRSNYEAMIDRAHGGPNFMMHSGISQASEYDDPPGLREKAEYLLREWVNLYHSAAAGRDSTKAFSAFVGQMHQQGILKTDDLITRFFRLCTEMCVEISYRAQAEQQHNPAASAAIIRAKCYHNLDAFVRLIALLVKHSGEATNTVTKINLLNKVLGIVVGVLIQDHDVRQTDFQQLPYHRIFIMLLLELNAPEHVLETINFQTLTAFCNTFHILRPTKAPGFVYAWLELISHRIFIARMLAHTPQQKGWPMYAQLLIDLFKYLAPFLRNVELIKPMQILYKGTLRVLLVLLHDFPEFLCDYHYGFCDVIPPNCIQLRNLILSAFPRNMRLPDPFTPNLKVDMLSEINIAPRILTNFTGVMPSQFKKDLDSYLKTRSPVTFLSELRSNLQVSNEPGNRYNIQLINALVLYVGTQAIAHIHNKGSTPSMSTITHSAHMDIFQNLAVDLDTEGRYLFLNAIANQLRYPNSHTHYFSCTMLYLFAEANTEAIQEQITRVLLERLIVNRPHPWGLLITFIELIKNPAFKFWSHDFVHCAPEIEKLFQSVAQCCMGQKQAQQVMEGTGAS